The segment TAACTCGCTTTATTTGGAGTCCTTAAGGGGGGTTAGGACCTCCAGGTCCTGCCCTAAGTTGGACCTGATATTCACGGACGGTGTTATCTTGGCCGGACTCAGAGAGGAGGAAAGGGATAACCGAAGCTTAGTTTTACACTCTAAGAAACCGTTCTCGCAATCAGGCACAATGGATCCCTACACCTCTAGATTGATGGTTAACTTATCAAGGCCAAAAGGTAAGGTTTTAGATCCGTTTCTAGGGCTGGGATCAATCCTGATCGAAGCGAGATGGTTAGGGAACCAATGCGTTGGATTGGACGCGGACGTGAAGATGATTAATAAAGCGAAGATAAACCTAGATTATTTCAACTACGTTTGCGAGGTAGCACAGGGGTCTGCCACAAGCTTGCCGATAGAAGGGAAGTTCACGATAGTGACAGACCCTCCTTACGGCAGGTCAAGTAACGCTAAGGGAGTCAAACTCCTCGACCTCTATCAGGGGTTCCTCTCTGAGGTAGCAGAAATACTAGACGGAAGGCTTGTCTTCGCGGCGGACTCGAGCGTGGACTGGCGAGATACGATAAGGTCTGCTGGATTGAGAACTAGATGTGTGCACTTCCTCTATGAGCACAAGAGCCTCTCTAGGGCAATCTATGTAGTTGAGAGATGATTTCTAAAATAGAGATCTGAAGGGCTTAAAAAGTGAAACGAGCAGTGTAAGCATGAGATTTCATAGATAATCTCTTTAAATTCCGACATGAAGAGCTTGATCATGCTTTAGGGAGGCCAAATGATAAAGGTTTACTTCATAGGAACTGGAGGAGGTGCTCCCTCGAGGAGGGGTCTACCAGCTTACTTAGTTAAGAAGGACGGGTTCTCCATGCTCATGGATTGCGGAGAAGGGACTCAAATAACCATGATCAAGAACTCAATAAATATAATGAGAGTTAACCTCATAGCGATAACTCACCTTCACGCGGATCACGTATTAGGTTTGCCCTCTCTTATTCAAACCATGGGGATGTACGATAGGAAGGAGAAGCTGTACTTGATGGGACCTGAGTCCCTTAAGGAGTTCCTGAAGGTATCGTTTGAGCACACTTACTTTAGACCCGGTTTCCCAATAGAGTTCGTTTCAACCTATGAGGATAAAAAGGTCAGGGTAAGACCTTTCAAGACATGCCACGTTGTTCCGTCTCAGGGCTTCCTGGTTGAAGAGATCGATTCGATCAACTTAGACGTTGAGAGGCTGAAAAGAGAAGGGATAACGGATTGGAGAGTAATGAGGGAATTGAAAGGAGGTAGAGAGGTTAAAGTGGGGGAGAGGACTCTCAAATCGGAAGATTACCTTGTAGTGAAGAGGGGTGTGAGGTTAGCATATACCGGGGACACTAGACCATGTGATTCGGTTATTAATTCAGCAAAAGGCGTTGATCTCCTACTTCACGACTCCACGTTTGAGGATGGAATAGACGCCTCAGAGTACGGTCACTCCACCTCCAGCGAGGCCGCTCTCGTAGCTAGGGAGGCTGAGGCTAGGAGGTTAGCGTTGATTCACATAAGTTCTAGATATAAGAAAACCGACGAGATGCTCAAACAAGCTAGAAAGATCTTCCCCATGTCCTTCGTCCCGGAGGATCTATCTTTTCTCAATCTTCGGGTGTAGGGTTGTCCCAAAGAGGCCTCCCCTTAGAGGTCCTAGGGGCTAACCAGTCTATTATAGCCTCAAGGTCCTTATGAAATATTGTGAAGGTTATCGGTCCCAGAGGGGACTCCCTCTCATCGTCCACGAAAGTCACCCTACCGACGAAGGCCGCCTGCTTATGTAACATGAACTGCAGCCTGTCATCCTGTAGACCTCTCCTCAAGTATTTCCTAGCTGCGTCCAATATCCTTTCCTCCCTTAATGCCCTGTGAAGCTTAGACAGGCTAGAGAGTTCGTCAGATTCAGCCACTATCACCCTATATCTATCCTGGTCTATATGTAGAGACTTGAAAGTGAAGAAGTTAGCTATCGCCACCTTAACTTTATCGTCGTCCTCAGAAGGTCTTATCTCCGCCCTTACCACTACCCTAGTCAACTTATCTTCCCCAGGATCTCTAACGCTCTCCTCTTGAACTCCTCCTCGGTGGAGTCGTTGACTATAACGACGTCGGCCAAAGCTATGACGCTCCCTATACCTAGCGATAACTCCTCTAAGTCCCTTCTTCTGAGGTCCTCGTCTCTCACAGAGTCGTCTGACCTCATCCTCCTCTTCATCCTCTCATATCTTAACTTGGGAGGCGAGTGAACCGCAACAACTAATGGGTTTCCTAATCTAGAGAACTCCTCCACCTCAGCTAGATTTCTAACCCCATCGAAGGCTACCTTTTCCGTGCTCCCCCTTATCTCCTCTATGCTTAGCCTAGCAACTATTCCTTCGCCGTATATCTCTCTCAACCTTTTGGCGTAATCCATCAGTCTCTCACCGTGCCTAGCATCCTTCTCGTACCTCTTTCTAACTGACTCGCTCATAACTATGACAGAGAATCCCCTCTCTCTGAGGATTGAGGAGAGAAGGGACTTGCCGGAACCAGGCATCCCGGTGATTAGAAGGACTTTAATTGTAGACCACCTAACCTTAGGACTGAGGGGTTAAAAAACGTGAGGTTGTTCATTGGGGTACCAGTACGTGACGCACCGTGGTTACGAGAGGCCTTAAGTTCGGTAGAGAGGACCGGAGCGGACGTAAAGCTAGTTGATCCTCAAAACGTTCATATAACGCTGGCCTTCCTAGGAGAGGTAAGGGAGGACAAACTGGAGCTCGTTAAGGAGTCGTTAGACGAGCTCGAATTTCAGAGGTTCAATGTTGGGTTCCGAGGTTTTGGAGCTTTCCCAAGCATATCAAGACCTAGGGTCGTATGGATAGGTATTACTGAAGGATTCAACGAGTTGAAGAGGATAAGGACGTCTTTAGTCAGGTCACTGAGCTCTAAAAGGATAAGGGTGGAGGAGGAACAGTTCGTACCTCACCTGACCTTAGCTAGAGTTAAGGGGCCAAGAGGAGTGCTGGAGCTGGCTAAACTAGTTAGCGAGGCCTCAGATAAGGAGTTCGGTAGTCAGGAGGTAAACGAAGTTACGCTCTTCAAGAGCACGTTAACCCCTAAAGGTCCAATCTACGATCCCGTTCATAAGAGACTGGCTGGGGATAACTTTGAGCTACGAGGAGATAGTGACCGACGTACTTTCTAGGATTAAACCGGACGATCGGGATAAGAAGAGGATAGAGGAGTCGGTCTCCGTAGTAACGTCTAGGCTAAAGGACATGAACGTGGAGATTCACGGGTCTTTTAGAAAGGGGACTTGGCTTAAGGGAGACACTGACGTGGATTTGTTCGTCTTCTTCCCTAAGGAGGTTGGGAAAGACTACCTATCTAAGGATGGTCTAAGGGAGATCCTCGAGAGG is part of the Metallosphaera cuprina Ar-4 genome and harbors:
- the thpR gene encoding RNA 2',3'-cyclic phosphodiesterase; amino-acid sequence: MRLFIGVPVRDAPWLREALSSVERTGADVKLVDPQNVHITLAFLGEVREDKLELVKESLDELEFQRFNVGFRGFGAFPSISRPRVVWIGITEGFNELKRIRTSLVRSLSSKRIRVEEEQFVPHLTLARVKGPRGVLELAKLVSEASDKEFGSQEVNEVTLFKSTLTPKGPIYDPVHKRLAGDNFELRGDSDRRTF
- a CDS encoding RNA-binding domain-containing protein — protein: MTRVVVRAEIRPSEDDDKVKVAIANFFTFKSLHIDQDRYRVIVAESDELSSLSKLHRALREERILDAARKYLRRGLQDDRLQFMLHKQAAFVGRVTFVDDERESPLGPITFTIFHKDLEAIIDWLAPRTSKGRPLWDNPTPED
- a CDS encoding ribonuclease Z, yielding MIKVYFIGTGGGAPSRRGLPAYLVKKDGFSMLMDCGEGTQITMIKNSINIMRVNLIAITHLHADHVLGLPSLIQTMGMYDRKEKLYLMGPESLKEFLKVSFEHTYFRPGFPIEFVSTYEDKKVRVRPFKTCHVVPSQGFLVEEIDSINLDVERLKREGITDWRVMRELKGGREVKVGERTLKSEDYLVVKRGVRLAYTGDTRPCDSVINSAKGVDLLLHDSTFEDGIDASEYGHSTSSEAALVAREAEARRLALIHISSRYKKTDEMLKQARKIFPMSFVPEDLSFLNLRV
- a CDS encoding TRM11 family SAM-dependent methyltransferase, with product MKYAKISNDESFASMAELQALANQEVHFLTGVGLYAIPVQGVARRSSTVKVSGEVIAISHDPKEINDSIRGKCFSIYPDVILGKDKDLFNSLYLESLRGVRTSRSCPKLDLIFTDGVILAGLREEERDNRSLVLHSKKPFSQSGTMDPYTSRLMVNLSRPKGKVLDPFLGLGSILIEARWLGNQCVGLDADVKMINKAKINLDYFNYVCEVAQGSATSLPIEGKFTIVTDPPYGRSSNAKGVKLLDLYQGFLSEVAEILDGRLVFAADSSVDWRDTIRSAGLRTRCVHFLYEHKSLSRAIYVVER
- a CDS encoding AAA family ATPase, which gives rise to MPGSGKSLLSSILRERGFSVIVMSESVRKRYEKDARHGERLMDYAKRLREIYGEGIVARLSIEEIRGSTEKVAFDGVRNLAEVEEFSRLGNPLVVAVHSPPKLRYERMKRRMRSDDSVRDEDLRRRDLEELSLGIGSVIALADVVIVNDSTEEEFKRRALEILGKIS